TAAGTGGAGGGGAAGTAGGGATTTAATTTCAACCAGGCCCCTAGGGATAGGGCAGTTGATATTGATACAAATCAAATCCCACTAAACTCCGACATAGCCCGTATGGGGGATAGTGGGGACTTGaaattgataggtgcataacgAGGACTTTATCGTTTTATGCCTAGCTAGGCGCCTATAGATAACTAAGCTCAGAGCTGTTgccttgtatacatgtaggtgtcaTTATGCCTCACAGGGTTTTCTGTGGTTGTATATGGGGAATTTttcttgcataattattataattatctgtggAATTCCTTAAGCTTTATTAGGTTGTCATACACCAATGTTCTGCTTGCTATTATACAGGAGTGGGCATTTGAATATTGTTAAGTACCTGATTGAAAGGAAGCAGTGTAATATTTACAACGAGTCTTCTATCGGATGGACAGTTGTTCACTCAGCTTGTGCGTAAGTTAACcatattaataataattatagtgcatagtTGACACAACGGCAAGCAGGCCCGTATTTCAGAGGAGGTTGAAGaatgacattaatttttagttGTGACCTGCATGGCTATAGATAGTGAGTGGACCACAGTGTCAGTGCAAACCCAAGTGAAATTGTTGATAATGGCTTTAATAATGAATGAGCTATTATTATGTCTcatcactataatatatagtaaataattatactctcagAGGCATAAATAACACATCTTGATTGTCCTGACAAGTTGTCTTAGCATAGTACATTTTGTTCTGCCATCAGGTGATATTATTTATTGGTCGGACACTAAATTACCCATGCAATGTACTAAGTAATCTACTAAGTAATCTATAAAAAAAGGGAGGCTTTAGGGAAGATAAGGTAATGCTTAGCACATAAAATAGAAGCTTACCAGTCGTCTTGTCACTATGCTAcatagatataataatatgcatatCTAGGCCTTCTTCTGTGCAATAAAGACACATGCATGGCTGTTATGAGATCATTATTTTAGTGCACATCGCATCATAACTATGACCTTTGGCTAGGACACTATGACCGAGCAAGTAGCTAAATGGCCGGTCAAATAGGCTAATTGCTCGGAAATTGACCAATGACcgactgttatttatacctctgtactctgggcaataattataattatatagatgtatAGAAATGACACAGGGTTGCATGCAGGAGTACGTACCATTCTGTTTGCTTATTATAGGGTGTAGGTTGTGTCTATCCTTCTaaatgcatcataattattatgtatgtaaTATCTATCCTTCTAAATGCAGGTATGATCAATTGCATATTGTGAGGTATTTTATTGAAGAACGAAGTTGTAGTGTGAACATGACCAATTATTGTGGGTGGACCCTACTACACACCAGCTCCTGGTATGTTACTGTGCTTTAGAATGGTATCCAATTGATTTACGGGGTTGATCAATGAGTTACATTTCCTTGTGTACAAATGTGGCTCTTTCATACTGCAAGACCGTTCAAGCTTAGCTACattatcccgttgctacgttgttgctaAGTGCAATATGGATAAAACTAACCAAAAAGTCATCACTAACCACTAACACCCCTCTGGCATTAGACTGACGTaagaaactagagcactaaagtgcaaaccctcggctggtgacatgattatgaagaaaccagaagagtgatataatgcagtgcatgtagtgatgtatgactgagctatctagcacagcaactcaggagcaatcagtaaaactaaaccagactggaggcatgctgaaagaGTTTTAGTGGCACATAGGCATGCACAGTGGACTAGGGCCTGagtctaggatcacagcaaagaagcctggagtctcagagaagtatggctcctggagtaggatcccgGAGGTCGAGTCAGCACAGAGTTAGAGCAACAAacaagtcacaattctagctttctattatagtgacccttttccactgtttttggtacaggatcacttcagctgtaaaagCGGagggtacctcgaataaaggtcgcgtgtaattagctagctagctgccaatgtgcaagttcaagcttcttagtttttgctcgcttttattcgacaacaaagctctaacatcgaaatctaccATTGATAActtacatgtattgtgtgaaggctatccatgctataaacgcagtgctatggctgccaggtgagcagacccAGAAATTACAACAGACAAACAACGCGCGCCTCGAGTAATAACATAATGAGAAATACAAGTATCAAAGttaagtccagccatgcagggtAATgttaatgttcagcactgctgcatggagtttcttcttctttgcacatgcactgagaaggttcattttgtggaagattatGTGTTTCTAGTCCCTCGTGATGCATGGCTTAGTTAAGTCcttcaattctgcttcaccgtaaTATAAGCATCTAGAAGCACTCAGGAtacatggcatatattgcactcagccctcagGGCTTATATTATACGCCCTCGTTCCTCAGTGCAGTATATGCCATACATCTCTCTTGCCCATAATTAGTAtattataatcatagatataagaagggagagggatggggaacgctacgtaaatagcattgacgatccgcatttcggtcaatgttttcttctttatttcctccagcccatgcttttagctagtactaggctataaactagctactgagctccatgtattagcaatggctagtgaaacagtcacaacaaggtagcagcaatagttagtgagacccctccaagcagtaaaaagcagcttggacaggcaaattcttgagaggagctctgtctgtaccgttgagtattccagtacagtcacagtcatgatagagaattatggAAATGTAGCGAAGTTCTGTCGTAAATTACTGTCGATACGATGAACTAACTATTAATGAGACATTTACCTACATTCAATCATTGATATAACTTTCTAAATGGGTACACAAAAAGTCTGCTTGTCAAAACCAACTTACtaagacaaaaatgaacatcttaccaacctaaagccaagtggctttgattttacttgcatacaatgcccagctaTACTTAAGAAAGAGGGAATCATTAATATGTTGGGCTGcagtcacagcctctccttgtagaaggtacacaaagccactagatagagccgaaatgataatacaacactcaaaaaactgCCTTTAAAAGCTTTCAAGCTTTTGGTAAGATACACAACGCTtctatatgatgcacagtaggCTCAGCACAGCACTAAGAGTCCCAGTGGGGcattttgtggttagtgcacTATGCTGCATATGCCGGATATAACGTTGTTATCCTGTGTTAGCTGGTATCCGGCTAACAGTTAGTGCATGCGCAACCACCAGGCCCATCTCTGAGAGGAAGTGAGTGTGGGGTCGAAGTTAgtcacatataattatacaaaacgAAAAAAATTAACATTACCAAACTTATGAGATTATTTTACTTACATTCTTTATCCTATGCACAGGGGTGGAAGTGTGAATGTGGTGAAATACCTCATGGAAGATAAAAATTGCATTGTTGAGTGTACTGACGATAACGGATATACCCCACTACATTGGGTGTGTCggtaagttatagttatagcacgggcacgagggatgtatggtGTATATAAATTGCACTAAAGCATgagggcgtaagccccgaGGGTTGAGTGCAATAGACCAGTTGCGCATAAGCCATGAGGAATTTACTAATTAATTTACTTACCGTGACGTGACGATTGGACTGCTCCGGAAAATTCACTTTACTGGCAAATCAATGTAAAAATTGCACTGCATGCGCTTTgacctagcctccttcgcagcctctcctttttctgttctttgtcacagaagagaaaattggaggaacaaagaaagaaagaaggaagcaactaagaaaaaggagagcctgccttgctaagtcgcgtgatcccctactgacgtcgacaaattttaacgagcgtgggcgagagaaaacctcaataactgtcttcccacacagtacttggagcgcatttaccaggaacataatctgttatgaacagtacagtacagtgcagcagagtcagccttcgtgagacctttagtcagtagaggaagtatgaaagactagagtagagtagactatactgctgtaataattatatctactaatcaagtgggtctgttctgaactcaggaaaaaaaactgagctaaatttagatatttagtctctttagtctttactaggtaagcccttgtctacgatgtctccacgcttgattctagcttactatctacgatgctaacagcttttatttagagtttgcaatgcgtaggcatgctgtagctttttgctctgtcaggctccgcccagctagtgattgcccacgttcattttcactcgtctaccgtcacgcgacttagcaaggcaggctctcctttttcttagtctcttccttctttttttctttgttcctccaattcgtcccgtattttatcttattgaactacagtgacaaacaacagaaaaaggagaggctgcgaaggaggctagctttgACCAGAGTTCATTGCATCATAAAGATCTGTTTATCTATTTAAACaacgtacagctagctagagagtaaTAATTTCTACTGCATGTGGAGTTTGAAGTAGCTTTAGAGAGCAGCGGAATGAGCTAAATTCTGGAGTAAACTGTAAAGAGATGTCTGGCAAGATCTGCTGCCTCTGTTTAGAAGATGGGCCCCCATATTTCTTTGTACTGCTTCCCAGAGCAGAGTAGATAGTAGTTGGAAGTTTTAGAACGTCCAAGATTCGACTGGGTAGGTTTTTTGCATCACCAGAAGAAAGTGTCTTTAAAGACTCTCATAGATGGTTTTACTTCATGTTCTTGGACTTCTAACACTTCCAACCACTCTCTACTCTTCTCTGGAAGCAGTACAAAGAGATCTGGGGACCCATCTCATAAACAAAGGCAGCAGGTCTTGCCAGACATCTCTTTACTCCAGATTTTAGCTCATTACCACTTATATGTCCAGTTTAACTTGCTTTCTAGAGCTACTTCAAACTCCACATGCAGTAGAAATTATTACTCTCTAGCTGTATGTTGTTTAAATAGATAAACAGATCTTTACGATGCAATGAACACTAGCTGGTCAAAGCACATGCAGTGCAATTTTTACATTGATTTGCCAGTAAAGTGAATTTTCCGGAGCAGTCCAATCGTGACGTCACGGTAAGTTAATTACTAATTAAATTCCTCATGGCTTATGCGCAACTGGTCTATTACgtatatgccatgcatcccaagtgcacgtgttataactagtttatatcccgagggcatagcaacataacactatcttagtaacacaattaAACTGAACAATAATAAAAAGAAGAGTCAAccctagacacagctccatctccaattctctcttctagacgatataattatgtgccagtatctgcagcgtataataTTGTCATGGACCAAGGAATGGCTTAaattgacacaaaattgttggagttccaatGCTGAAATCTGAAATCACTCCTGCTttcccaccccacttctgctGCTACAAAACAGCCCTACTCCACTGCTGCTCGGTCTCACAAtcaagccaaagaagctcgaCTCTATACACTGCTGCAACACAGCTCAAGCTATAAATAGCCCCCATGCAGCAAAAAGATCCGCTTCTAGACGCTTGTGCTATgtggtgaagcagaattgacatgcatcacgaggaCTAAGTCTAGAACACAtgcagaatcttccacaaaatgaacatttgaaaaacctgcatggttgcaaacaagaaactccagcagtgctgaacattcctgcatggctttGTTATTTCTTATGatgttaataataattttatgtctgtctaatgccagaggggcatagtgcattatgactttgtggttagtgcattatgctgcatattgcacttggcaacacgtagcaacgggatataagtCTTATAATTACCTCTTCCACTCTAATACTTGAGCAAAAgtaaaacatggcgagaggcattagcacagcgcagcttgttATACTACAATAGCCTGCTCGAAATGGTAACATAGGCGTCCATAATATATCGAGTATTGTTGTAAAAACTAGTGGAGCCTCTGAACGAGAAGGCTTAATTAAGAGCAGACACTTAGACTGAGGGCCTATTTAAGAGCCTAGTAAAAGCGTATCTATATACAAATGAGAAGAATGTATACTATTACCTGCGACCATCTTCGATAGGAGGATCCACCATATGGCAGCCATACTAAGAGTAAATGTTGTGTTGTTTTAGTCAATCATTTATGTATATGTACTCTGCAAAATATATCGGGCGTCTATACAATGTCTATATAACTTATGTATATGCATTCAGTACACTCATTACAATTCTGCAGTTCAATGGGAGTAACCGATACAGATCGAAGACTTGAAGTAATGAAATGTCTTTTAAGGTCACCTGAATGTGACCCGACAAAAAGAGATTGCTTTGGAATGTCTGCTCTTCAACTCTTATCAAGGGGTGGCATTGGCATTGGTGCAAACCGAAACCTGGCAATACAGTTGCTACTTAATCACAATGCCCCACCACCAGATGAATCCTGGGCAAAGTTAGTGGATCAACAACCTCCTGAAGCATACACCAAATTGTTTCTAATGGGGTTTCCAGGAACAGGGAAAAGTACGCTTGCTAAATCGATCAAAACGGATGTTGAAGACGATGTGAAAAGCCTCGCTCATCGATTCAAGAAAGTTTGTGATGTTAGTAAAAATACGAGTGGCATTGTTCCAAGCGACATTGAGAGCAAGAGGTTTGGTTTGATGACAATCTATGATCTCGCAGGTCATAGTGAGTTCTATGCCAGTCACAATTTCGCCTTGAGAAGCATTTTAGCTGGGTCTCCTTCTTCCATCATACTTCTAGTCGCTGATATAAGCACTGAGCAGGATTCTCTTCGTAAAGCTATCTTACATTGGTGTAATTTTGCTTCTAATCTTTTTGACTGTCAATCGAATGACAAACCGTTTCTATTTATCATTGGGAGTTATGCTGATAAAGTGTCTGTGAAAGATATTGAGTCGTGTAAAGTTATAATTGAGAGTCTCACATCCAGAAGATTATTCTCAACGTTTCAGTTGCATTCTTTTCTTGCCCTCGATTGTCGATACCCTGTGTCAGCAGATATGACCCAGCTGCGCTCTCATATATCAGACTGTTGCCAGAGCATAAAACAACAGCAAGAAATTAATATTCAGCAGCATTGCTTTCTTGTTGGAATTATAAGTGAATTTGGTCATAGAGATGCCTTCACCATTGCTGAATTGATCACCCATGCTGAACAATCATCTATCACTTCATATTTCAGCAAATTTATCTGTGAAGTAGAGCGTACCACCATTGTGAGAATGTGTATCAAGCTCAACATGCGAGGAAACATTCTCTTTCTTCAAAACCAGTGCAGTTCAATCGATAGTTGGATAGTGCTCAAAAAAGATGTTTTATTAAAACGAATTTGTGGATCAATTTTTGCTCCTGATTCATTTGAGGACCATAAACCTTTGGCTTCTGACACTGGCATCGTTCCTGCTTTCAAACTTGCTGAGGAGTTTCCTGATGTTGATACCAAGTTGATTATCTCTATCATGTCTCATTTTCAGTTTTGCCATGAAGTTACTGACCCTGAGATCCTTGATCAGCTCTCGGTTGTATCCTTTGCTAGTACCAAATACCTTTTCTTTCCAAGCTTAGTCACTGTCACAACACCTCAAGGAATTTGGGACCCTCAAAGCCAATTTTCATATGAATCTGTGTGGATTATGAAATGTCGAAATGATGAGCAATTTTTCATATCGAATTTTATGCACGTGACAATCCATTGTCTTGCATTCTCATTTGCGATGGCCCCAAGTTCTTCCTTGTCTGCAAAATTATCAATTCAGAGAAGATGTAAAGTATGGAAAAATGGTATTTTTTGGCGATCCTTGTGTGGTATTGACATCATTGTTGAAGTTGACAGCAAAAGCATAGCTTTGTATATTCGAGCAAGAAAAGATTGTGAGCTAGATGCTGTTAAATTGCGATCTCAGTTGATTTCAAGAATTCTGACCACAAAATCTGAATATTGCAAGGAGGTGGAAGTCAATGAGTTTTTCGTGAAACCTGATTGCATTACTTTCCCCTTGGGTAATGATGATAAACTTGTCAATTTGTTAGAAATTGCACGTTCAATCTCTACGTGTAAACCTTTCGCATTTGATGTAGCTGATATGCTTGTTGAAATTCAAGCCCTTCTTCACTTCGAGCCTTTCTTTGACCTAGGAGAGAGTGTTCTCTGTGAGTTGTTTAACCAAGATGCCGCTGTGACTATAACCAACAAATTCCTTTTAAAACTTGCTGAAAAGTCCCACCGCAAAATGAATGTTTTTGTCAAGGTCTTAGACATATCAGATTATGCACTGGCAATAGCTCTCGAAGGTGCTCGACCCTCTAATAATGTGGACAAATTTTATCGTGTACTCGAGTATTGGCAAAGTCGATATCCTACTTACAGTGAATTGCGCACCACATTTGCTGAGTATAGTATATTTGTTGGACGCAACCCATTAGACTGTCATAAGTTGGActgaacataataattttttgtgtataattatactatatagcctcgtccccatgCCGATTTTTCTCTAATGGACCGTTTTATTAATGAAAAATCGGTATGGGGACGaggctagatctagtacagtAAATGCATTGCTTTTTTGCTCTTGaactaattttatacacattgtAATTTTGTATGTCATTGTCTCTGAAAGAACAACATTTTTTAAATTGTCAAACCTATACAAACAATTTCATGTTcaacagtatacatgtaattatcgAAATATACCATGCAGTGACCGATATCAAGTTATAAAAAATGCGCTTGATTGTTATTTGCAAAACAGTGCCACTTTAGAAACAGGGGTTACTGAAGATTTTAAAGGAAAATTCCAAGATTACGTTGAAATTCCACACACTTTTTAGTTGTCTACTACCAGTAGTTATAGGCGAGCACAATTAATCATTATCTATTCTGTTATAACAGCCAAAGTATAAATGTATACGTTCAGCATGTCTAAATTAAAGACACTGATAATCGTGCAAAATTATTAGTGGTATAAACGTGCATATAGTTCCTCACTGAGACTTGAAATGCTCTTATAATTGTCATTGAGAAATTCTTGTGAGATCAATCTCTTCATAATCAGTATCGTTGACCTCTGTCGACTGTAAATTGGTGTTCTCAAACTCTGATCTCATCGTGTTGGT
This region of Halichondria panicea chromosome 12, odHalPani1.1, whole genome shotgun sequence genomic DNA includes:
- the LOC135344783 gene encoding uncharacterized protein LOC135344783 isoform X1, with the protein product MSIHMLGLTDRTAQGSPRWKLVRACREGDLDMVKQLCEDDYPFEEESEPNVPLHEACWSGHLNIVKYLIERKQCNIYNESSIGWTVVHSACAYDQLHIVRYFIEERSCSVNMTNYCGWTLLHTSSWGGSVNVVKYLMEDKNCIVECTDDNGYTPLHWVCRSMGVTDTDRRLEVMKCLLRSPECDPTKRDCFGMSALQLLSRGGIGIGANRNLAIQLLLNHNAPPPDESWAKLVDQQPPEAYTKLFLMGFPGTGKSTLAKSIKTDVEDDVKSLAHRFKKVCDVSKNTSGIVPSDIESKRFGLMTIYDLAGHSEFYASHNFALRSILAGSPSSIILLVADISTEQDSLRKAILHWCNFASNLFDCQSNDKPFLFIIGSYADKVSVKDIESCKVIIESLTSRRLFSTFQLHSFLALDCRYPVSADMTQLRSHISDCCQSIKQQQEINIQQHCFLVGIISEFGHRDAFTIAELITHAEQSSITSYFSKFICEVERTTIVRMCIKLNMRGNILFLQNQCSSIDSWIVLKKDVLLKRICGSIFAPDSFEDHKPLASDTGIVPAFKLAEEFPDVDTKLIISIMSHFQFCHEVTDPEILDQLSVVSFASTKYLFFPSLVTVTTPQGIWDPQSQFSYESVWIMKCRNDEQFFISNFMHVTIHCLAFSFAMAPSSSLSAKLSIQRRCKVWKNGIFWRSLCGIDIIVEVDSKSIALYIRARKDCELDAVKLRSQLISRILTTKSEYCKEVEVNEFFVKPDCITFPLGNDDKLVNLLEIARSISTCKPFAFDVADMLVEIQALLHFEPFFDLGESVLCELFNQDAAVTITNKFLLKLAEKSHRKMNVFVKVLDISDYALAIALEGARPSNNVDKFYRVLEYWQSRYPTYSELRTTFAEYSIFVGRNPLDCHKLD
- the LOC135344783 gene encoding uncharacterized protein LOC135344783 isoform X2, which produces MDSCSLSLYDQLHIVRYFIEERSCSVNMTNYCGWTLLHTSSWGGSVNVVKYLMEDKNCIVECTDDNGYTPLHWVCRSMGVTDTDRRLEVMKCLLRSPECDPTKRDCFGMSALQLLSRGGIGIGANRNLAIQLLLNHNAPPPDESWAKLVDQQPPEAYTKLFLMGFPGTGKSTLAKSIKTDVEDDVKSLAHRFKKVCDVSKNTSGIVPSDIESKRFGLMTIYDLAGHSEFYASHNFALRSILAGSPSSIILLVADISTEQDSLRKAILHWCNFASNLFDCQSNDKPFLFIIGSYADKVSVKDIESCKVIIESLTSRRLFSTFQLHSFLALDCRYPVSADMTQLRSHISDCCQSIKQQQEINIQQHCFLVGIISEFGHRDAFTIAELITHAEQSSITSYFSKFICEVERTTIVRMCIKLNMRGNILFLQNQCSSIDSWIVLKKDVLLKRICGSIFAPDSFEDHKPLASDTGIVPAFKLAEEFPDVDTKLIISIMSHFQFCHEVTDPEILDQLSVVSFASTKYLFFPSLVTVTTPQGIWDPQSQFSYESVWIMKCRNDEQFFISNFMHVTIHCLAFSFAMAPSSSLSAKLSIQRRCKVWKNGIFWRSLCGIDIIVEVDSKSIALYIRARKDCELDAVKLRSQLISRILTTKSEYCKEVEVNEFFVKPDCITFPLGNDDKLVNLLEIARSISTCKPFAFDVADMLVEIQALLHFEPFFDLGESVLCELFNQDAAVTITNKFLLKLAEKSHRKMNVFVKVLDISDYALAIALEGARPSNNVDKFYRVLEYWQSRYPTYSELRTTFAEYSIFVGRNPLDCHKLD